One genomic region from Pecten maximus chromosome 5, xPecMax1.1, whole genome shotgun sequence encodes:
- the LOC117327287 gene encoding uncharacterized protein LOC117327287 isoform X1 has translation MPLPERIVQPVCLGGHPLDVSEAEEGTAHLTVASNSLIGALLQLASLVRHADDLFCDISDECQKVFDRSERISKKLSNIEATVSKLDAKDVTIQIGLNACAVGDLSQFSQTGEYHVTKHGFDSDLFTNDTRSQCIRDQYAQAEISPSHALRGADIYRKDGLSSSRLFRLWPVLLREPKVKTPDLNLPRKTQSIFTFEKRYKKLQQRPKTIHVTDEQYFTKEEMAREAEAMSESLSQSTSASLISIDTSGHSFERMESLRGSQRSIASKGKEAKRKKRRRTVSGVSDNIMQEIEAFERKKKNGSREQPRDYSFDDIDMDGNTIHRDEEMAKYLDEIDAKMEERKEIEHAFRKPKILRLLPCRRSRSLPRCLKLHSMKALTYDRQSVVTDHSSRYEGDSISLASAGSGSSRLSRSTKRSSIISNKIKSLVNGSNIGNKLRPRPKSLDLDAIDFGDETMTSSLANSKMPSMPDGILSRASRDNSKVGPGTYYNFESESNTLPRRQPKRIEREFTWNAMPKDWTTSVKLREISKRRSKEDRQSSSGNWSGSSSNRHSLDSDMKIESMPSTSQCSLGQDSGRDSPTLEERSRCDTDTTGGYAGDGASTVSDKSSMKDQKGETDKWLQSLAKRAACREDASSSSAETLNSLTRLTKQNIMALDLMMSPSKRKPAAFFLDDDESVYSVDQEGFYTSFHNDSGLRRSCGTLVDEDMSSPTRDTQSVTSFESVINTSDTDKYAGLKRGGSQGGSKVLSKVNPPAPPPRTSSCPRLSPRAEDNDNENSLQSPDMVSRQDSSSMSESDQESIFMRLKSKTQISSSGIPSICPLSSDEEGAFKRQSGGSVESDNKFGLMVGQEHVVDMNQNLSKFTELTNDSSVFSVSSFDASSKFDTTYDFTDDTLLGNNSESDFESQTLPRAHHSDKESTSFDYTKSWPRSHKKNDNSQTPVSGILKSTDRSLSGPKPNKSLNFSPVINMFNPGTPQAVQMPLPCSPASSEEGNRKLNKQNSLTSPDSATYKLAVPITQEKFENKAGLPMKYQPVIVVKPGQRPGQTSEKKGAYVKLNQANDNVPSGSQISPYAASSVAKQSSNAYSGSDNLYAISPVKSPSPRMDNAADSGYLEMNGNSSIHSMEGQAKSSLRVHHGSILSLESEDSFNFTGSYVSMASPCSSPNLSNLDVPMVTTPTGSMDSLIEQPSKDKGFISIDESNLSTTMETIAISTNSFSSFGGSDHERSFSTFSGPPQPAMSSTPQTTSNFQPPRHNRSAPPQRLPQRNRRSTPSPQPALPARVPLEQHVRSGTQQHHHHKPQSTSSTPQHHRSQKSHYQNNAMKKPENYHPMAQKSTSKSYSSSNLQKNAMPASRSFPSDMRKYASNDTGSSESISTRPGRPRQNASVRRSSAGTTSYSVPHSGSDSDSSNTNGRNDSYRVAMVNPSRNSSYRVAMKESKSCPSLQNSQRIRPSPVLSQSSHPNGPKNGLKNASPVLTPSLYTKGTPSPLPAEYYQADPEDFNRTDSYRFAVRNTHGVVSEDSTGRNSSYRVAMKEMDSIVPDNHMSGVHSVPAGGRDMRRMGITDVDQVKGVAGASKSLRPSESTSSVQVKLRRSTKKGDVDPISVLSSMDSGSSHKTNKNRHSTSSTYIRFDPIFEDKEDITGSMDSLRDSSMGSHKMANSSGEMSFYGGDSFYGNGKPKVNAMSNGRLPGSSANEKSSSSLFSNVKNFVKQKSSSKNSAVIEDDCRFTMV, from the exons CTGTCGGTGACCTGTCCCAATTTTCCCAGACTGGCGAGTACCATGTCACCAAACATGGGTTTGACAGTGACCTATTTACAAATGATACACGAAGCCAGTGCATCCGAGACCAGTATGCCCAGGCTGAGATTTCTCCCTCCCATGCGTTACGAGGGGCAGACATCTACAGGAAGGATGGGCTCAGCAGCTCCCGACTCTTTAGGCTCTGGCCGGTACTGCTTCGGGAACCCAAGGTCAAAACACCTGACCTCAACCTACCTCGCAAG ACCCAGTCCATTTTCACGTTTGAGAAGCGTTACAAAAAGCTACAACAGCGTCCCAAGACCATACACGTAACAGATGAACAGTACTTTACAAAGGAGGAGATGGCGCGCGAAGCCGAGGCAATGTCAGAAAGTCTGTCTCAGTCGACCTCAGCAAGCCTTATCTCCATAGATACCTCTGGCCATAGCTTTGAGAGAATGGAGTCACTACGGGGTTCACAACGAAGTATCGCTAGTAAAGGCAAGGAAGCAAAGAGAAAGAAACGGAGACGTACCGTGTCTGGAGTGTCCGACAATATAATGCAGGAAATTGAGGCATTTGagaggaaaaagaaaaatgGCAGCAGAGAACAGCCGCGTGATTACAgtttcgatgacatcgacatgGACGGTAATACAATCCACCGCGACGAGGAAATGGCAAAATATCTCGATGAAATTGATGCCAAAATGGAGGAAAGAAAGGAGATTGAGCATGCATTCAGGAAGCCTAAGATTTTAAGGTTGTTGCCATGTCGACGTTCAAGGTCCCTACCAAGGTGCCTTAAGTTACATTCTATGAAAGCACTTACATATGACAGACAATCTGTAGTTACTGACCACTCGAGTCGGTACGAGGGTGACTCCATCAGTCTAGCTAGTGCCGGATCAGGATCAAGTCGCCTGTCAAGGTCAACAAAGAGGTCCAGTATCATCAGTAACAAGATTAAGTCACTGGTCAATGGTAGTAACATTGGTAACAAGTTACGACCTCGACCTAAGTCTCTTGACCTTGACGCCATTGACTTCGGTGATGAAACTATGACATCTTCATTGGCCAATTCTAAAATGCCGAGCATGCCAGATGGAATTCTTAGTCGGGCATCCAGAGACAATTCTAAGGTGGGGCCAGGGACGTATTATAACTTCGAAAGTGAAAGTAATACGTTACCAAGGCGACAACCAAAACGAATTGAGCGTGAATTCACATGGAATGCTATGCCCAAGGATTGGACAACATCTGTGAAGTTGAGAGAGATTTCTAAGAGGAGATCAAAGGAGGACAGACAGTCATCTTCAG GGAACTGGAGTGGTAGCAGTAGTAACCGCCATTCTCTTGATTCGGACATGAAGATCGAGAGCATGCCATCCACATCCCAGTGTTCCCTGGGGCAGGACTCGGGTCGTGACTCACCCACCCTGGAGGAAAG ATCACGCTGTGACACTGACACCACTGGTGGGTACGCCGGAGACGGAGCAAGCACCGTCAGTGACAAGAGTTCCATGAAGGACCAGAAAGGAGAGACAGACAAGTGGCTTCAGAGTTTAGCCAAGCGGGCCGCCTGTCGGGAGGATGCCTCATCTAGTAGTGCAGAGACCCTTAACTCTCTGACAAGATTAACCAAACAGAACATCATGGCACTCGATCTCATGATGTCGCCGTCCAAACGGAAACCGGCAGCATTTTTTCTGGATGACGATGAATCAGTTTATTCTGTTGATCAGGAAGGATTTTACACTTCTTTCCACAATGACAGTGGACTGAGGCGAAGCTGTGGAACACTTGTAGATGAGGATATGTCGTCTCCTACGCGAGACACACAGAGTGTCACAAGCTTTGAGAGTGTGATCAACACGTCAGACACTGATAAGTATGCAGGACTAAAACGTGGCGGCTCCCAAGGTGGAAGTAAAGTGCTGAGCAAGGTGAATCCTCCTGCTCCTCCACCAAGGACAAGTTCATGTCCCCGTCTCAGCCCCAGGGCCGAAGACAATGACAATGAAAATTCTCTACAGTCGCCAGATATGGTTTCCAGACAGGACTCGTCCTCCATGTCGGAGTCGGACCAGGAGAGCATCTTCATGCGACTCAAATCAAAGACACAAATATCCTCGAGTGGAATTCCCTCCATTTGCCCCCTGTCCAGTGATGAAGAAGGAGCATTCAAAAGGCAGTCTGGAGGCTCTGTGGAGAGTGATAACAAATTCGGCTTGATGGTTGGTCAGGAACATGTGGTTGACATGAATCAAAATTTGAGTAAGTTCACAGAGTTGACGAACGATTCATCAGTATTCTCTGTTTCATCATTCGATGCTAGTAGTAAATTTGACACCACTTATGATTTTACTGATGATACTTTACTAGGCAACAACAGTGAGTCAGACTTTGAGAGCCAAACTCTCCCAAGAGCACACCATTCTGATAAGGAGAGTACCAGTTTTGACTACACCAAGTCATGGCCAAGATCTCACAAGAAAAACGACAATTCACAAACACCTGTGTCTGGTATTCTTAAGAGCACTGACCGCTCTCTCAGTGGCCCCAAACCAAACAAATCCCTGAATTTCTCGCCTGTGATCAACATGTTTAATCCTGGGACGCCTCAAGCTGTCCAAATGCCACTCCCATGCTCCCCTGCATCTTCGGAGGAGGGGAACAGGAAGTTAAATAAGCAGAACTCTTTAACTTCACCTGATTCGGCTACATACAAACTAGCAGTGCCCATCACACAGgagaaatttgaaaataaagcTGGTCTACCAATGAAGTATCAGCCTGTCATCGTGGTCAAGCCTGGTCAGAGGCCAGGTCAGACTTCTGAAAAGAAAGGAGCTTATGTTAAACTTAATCAGGCAAATGATAACGTTCCTTCAGGCTCCCAAATCAGTCCCTATGCAGCTTCATCTGTTGCCAAGCAATCCTCAAATGCATACTCAGGAAGTGACAACTTGTATGCTATTAGTCCTGTGAAATCTCCGAGTCCCAGAATGGACAATGCTGCTGATTCAGGCTACTTAGAAATGAATGGTAATTCAAGTATCCACTCCATGGAAGGTCAGGCCAAAAGTTCACTTAGAGTTCACCATGGGAGTATTCTGTCTTTGGAATCTGAAGATTCCTTCAACTTCACAGGAAGTTATGTGAGCATGGCAAGTCCATGTAGTTCACCAAATCTTTCAAACCTGGATGTTCCCATGGTTACAACCCCGACAGGGTCGATGGACTCGTTGATAGAACAACCGAGTAAAGACAAGGGCTTTATTAGTATCGATGAATCAAATCTAAGCACTACAATGGAAACTATTGCCATATCAACTAATTCCTTTTCTTCATTTGGTGGAAGTGATCATGAGAGGTCATTCAGTACATTTTCTGGTCCTCCTCAACCTGCTATGTCTTCCACCCCTCAAACAACAAGTAATTTCCAACCTCCTCGTCACAATCGGTCAGCACCTCCGCAGAGATTGCCTCAACGCAACAGACGGTCTACACCTTCACCACAACCAGCACTCCCTGCCAGGGTCCCACTGGAGCAACATGTCAGGTCTGGGACACAGCAACACCATCATCACAAACCGCAATCCACATCTTCTACTCCACAACATCATAGGTCACAAAAATctcattatcaaaacaatgcGATGAAGAAACCAGAAAACTATCATCCTATGGCACAGAAAAGTACCAGCAAGTCATATTCATCATCTAATCTTCAGAAAAATGCCATGCCAGCATCCCGTTCATTCCCATCAGATATGAGGAAGTATGCATCTAACGATACAGGTTCATCAGAATCTATAAGTACGCGTCCTGGTCGTCCACGTCAGAATGCCTCTGTGAGGAGATCAAGTGCTGGTACAACATCTTACAGTGTTCCACATAGTGGTTCCGATTCGGACTCCAGTAACACTAATGGTCGCAATGATTCATACCGTGTCGCCATGGTGAACCCAAGTAGAAATAGTTCTTATAGAGTGGCAATGAAGGAGAGTAAGAGTTGTCCTTCTTTACAGAACTCTCAAAGGATCAGGCCTAGTCCTGTACTGTCTCAATCTTCTCATCCTAATGGTCCTAAAAATGGTCTTAAAAATGCTAGTCCAGTATTAACCCCAAGTTTATACACAAAGGGAACACCTTCACCCCTACCCGCGGAGTACTACCAGGCAGATCCTGAGGATTTCAATAGGACTGATTCCTACAGATTCGCTGTTAGGAATACTCATGGTGTTGTGTCGGAGGATTCCACAGGACGTAACTCGTCCTACAGGGTGGCCATGAAGGAGATGGACTCCATAGTTCCCGACAATCACATGAGTGGTGTACACTCCGTTCCTGCTGGAGGTCGCGACATGAGGAGAATGGGAATCACAGATGTAGATCAGGTGAAGGGTGTTGCCGGGGCATCAAAATCACTCAGACCGTCGGAGTCTACTAGCAGTGTACAAGTTAAACTTAGACGCTCGACAAAAAAGGGCGATGTTGATCCCATTTCAGTGCTATCTAGTATGGACAGTGGAAGCTCGCACAAGACGAACAAAAACCGTCACAGCACATCCTCCACTTATATTAGGTTTGATCCGATCTTTGAGGATAAGGAGGATATCACGGGTTCCATGGATTCTCTCAGGGATTCATCCATGGGATCTCACAAAATGGCCAACTCCTCCGGCGAAATGTCTTTCTATGGTGGTGACAGTTTCTATGGAAATGGTAAACCCAAAGTTAATGCAATGAGTAACGGGAGACTTCCAGGTTCTAGTGCCAATGAGAAAAGTTCATCATCACTCTTCAGTAATGTGAAAAACTTCGTAAAACAAAAATCCAGTAGTAAGAATTCTGCTGTAATCGAGGATGATTGTAGGTTTACTATGGTGTGA
- the LOC117327287 gene encoding uncharacterized protein LOC117327287 isoform X2 — protein MPLPERIVQPVCLGGHPLDVSEAEEGTAHLTVASNSLIGALLQLASLVRHADDLFCDISDECQKVFDRSERISKKLSNIEATVSKLDAKDVTIPVGDLSQFSQTGEYHVTKHGFDSDLFTNDTRSQCIRDQYAQAEISPSHALRGADIYRKDGLSSSRLFRLWPVLLREPKVKTPDLNLPRKTQSIFTFEKRYKKLQQRPKTIHVTDEQYFTKEEMAREAEAMSESLSQSTSASLISIDTSGHSFERMESLRGSQRSIASKGKEAKRKKRRRTVSGVSDNIMQEIEAFERKKKNGSREQPRDYSFDDIDMDGNTIHRDEEMAKYLDEIDAKMEERKEIEHAFRKPKILRLLPCRRSRSLPRCLKLHSMKALTYDRQSVVTDHSSRYEGDSISLASAGSGSSRLSRSTKRSSIISNKIKSLVNGSNIGNKLRPRPKSLDLDAIDFGDETMTSSLANSKMPSMPDGILSRASRDNSKVGPGTYYNFESESNTLPRRQPKRIEREFTWNAMPKDWTTSVKLREISKRRSKEDRQSSSGNWSGSSSNRHSLDSDMKIESMPSTSQCSLGQDSGRDSPTLEERSRCDTDTTGGYAGDGASTVSDKSSMKDQKGETDKWLQSLAKRAACREDASSSSAETLNSLTRLTKQNIMALDLMMSPSKRKPAAFFLDDDESVYSVDQEGFYTSFHNDSGLRRSCGTLVDEDMSSPTRDTQSVTSFESVINTSDTDKYAGLKRGGSQGGSKVLSKVNPPAPPPRTSSCPRLSPRAEDNDNENSLQSPDMVSRQDSSSMSESDQESIFMRLKSKTQISSSGIPSICPLSSDEEGAFKRQSGGSVESDNKFGLMVGQEHVVDMNQNLSKFTELTNDSSVFSVSSFDASSKFDTTYDFTDDTLLGNNSESDFESQTLPRAHHSDKESTSFDYTKSWPRSHKKNDNSQTPVSGILKSTDRSLSGPKPNKSLNFSPVINMFNPGTPQAVQMPLPCSPASSEEGNRKLNKQNSLTSPDSATYKLAVPITQEKFENKAGLPMKYQPVIVVKPGQRPGQTSEKKGAYVKLNQANDNVPSGSQISPYAASSVAKQSSNAYSGSDNLYAISPVKSPSPRMDNAADSGYLEMNGNSSIHSMEGQAKSSLRVHHGSILSLESEDSFNFTGSYVSMASPCSSPNLSNLDVPMVTTPTGSMDSLIEQPSKDKGFISIDESNLSTTMETIAISTNSFSSFGGSDHERSFSTFSGPPQPAMSSTPQTTSNFQPPRHNRSAPPQRLPQRNRRSTPSPQPALPARVPLEQHVRSGTQQHHHHKPQSTSSTPQHHRSQKSHYQNNAMKKPENYHPMAQKSTSKSYSSSNLQKNAMPASRSFPSDMRKYASNDTGSSESISTRPGRPRQNASVRRSSAGTTSYSVPHSGSDSDSSNTNGRNDSYRVAMVNPSRNSSYRVAMKESKSCPSLQNSQRIRPSPVLSQSSHPNGPKNGLKNASPVLTPSLYTKGTPSPLPAEYYQADPEDFNRTDSYRFAVRNTHGVVSEDSTGRNSSYRVAMKEMDSIVPDNHMSGVHSVPAGGRDMRRMGITDVDQVKGVAGASKSLRPSESTSSVQVKLRRSTKKGDVDPISVLSSMDSGSSHKTNKNRHSTSSTYIRFDPIFEDKEDITGSMDSLRDSSMGSHKMANSSGEMSFYGGDSFYGNGKPKVNAMSNGRLPGSSANEKSSSSLFSNVKNFVKQKSSSKNSAVIEDDCRFTMV, from the exons CTGTCGGTGACCTGTCCCAATTTTCCCAGACTGGCGAGTACCATGTCACCAAACATGGGTTTGACAGTGACCTATTTACAAATGATACACGAAGCCAGTGCATCCGAGACCAGTATGCCCAGGCTGAGATTTCTCCCTCCCATGCGTTACGAGGGGCAGACATCTACAGGAAGGATGGGCTCAGCAGCTCCCGACTCTTTAGGCTCTGGCCGGTACTGCTTCGGGAACCCAAGGTCAAAACACCTGACCTCAACCTACCTCGCAAG ACCCAGTCCATTTTCACGTTTGAGAAGCGTTACAAAAAGCTACAACAGCGTCCCAAGACCATACACGTAACAGATGAACAGTACTTTACAAAGGAGGAGATGGCGCGCGAAGCCGAGGCAATGTCAGAAAGTCTGTCTCAGTCGACCTCAGCAAGCCTTATCTCCATAGATACCTCTGGCCATAGCTTTGAGAGAATGGAGTCACTACGGGGTTCACAACGAAGTATCGCTAGTAAAGGCAAGGAAGCAAAGAGAAAGAAACGGAGACGTACCGTGTCTGGAGTGTCCGACAATATAATGCAGGAAATTGAGGCATTTGagaggaaaaagaaaaatgGCAGCAGAGAACAGCCGCGTGATTACAgtttcgatgacatcgacatgGACGGTAATACAATCCACCGCGACGAGGAAATGGCAAAATATCTCGATGAAATTGATGCCAAAATGGAGGAAAGAAAGGAGATTGAGCATGCATTCAGGAAGCCTAAGATTTTAAGGTTGTTGCCATGTCGACGTTCAAGGTCCCTACCAAGGTGCCTTAAGTTACATTCTATGAAAGCACTTACATATGACAGACAATCTGTAGTTACTGACCACTCGAGTCGGTACGAGGGTGACTCCATCAGTCTAGCTAGTGCCGGATCAGGATCAAGTCGCCTGTCAAGGTCAACAAAGAGGTCCAGTATCATCAGTAACAAGATTAAGTCACTGGTCAATGGTAGTAACATTGGTAACAAGTTACGACCTCGACCTAAGTCTCTTGACCTTGACGCCATTGACTTCGGTGATGAAACTATGACATCTTCATTGGCCAATTCTAAAATGCCGAGCATGCCAGATGGAATTCTTAGTCGGGCATCCAGAGACAATTCTAAGGTGGGGCCAGGGACGTATTATAACTTCGAAAGTGAAAGTAATACGTTACCAAGGCGACAACCAAAACGAATTGAGCGTGAATTCACATGGAATGCTATGCCCAAGGATTGGACAACATCTGTGAAGTTGAGAGAGATTTCTAAGAGGAGATCAAAGGAGGACAGACAGTCATCTTCAG GGAACTGGAGTGGTAGCAGTAGTAACCGCCATTCTCTTGATTCGGACATGAAGATCGAGAGCATGCCATCCACATCCCAGTGTTCCCTGGGGCAGGACTCGGGTCGTGACTCACCCACCCTGGAGGAAAG ATCACGCTGTGACACTGACACCACTGGTGGGTACGCCGGAGACGGAGCAAGCACCGTCAGTGACAAGAGTTCCATGAAGGACCAGAAAGGAGAGACAGACAAGTGGCTTCAGAGTTTAGCCAAGCGGGCCGCCTGTCGGGAGGATGCCTCATCTAGTAGTGCAGAGACCCTTAACTCTCTGACAAGATTAACCAAACAGAACATCATGGCACTCGATCTCATGATGTCGCCGTCCAAACGGAAACCGGCAGCATTTTTTCTGGATGACGATGAATCAGTTTATTCTGTTGATCAGGAAGGATTTTACACTTCTTTCCACAATGACAGTGGACTGAGGCGAAGCTGTGGAACACTTGTAGATGAGGATATGTCGTCTCCTACGCGAGACACACAGAGTGTCACAAGCTTTGAGAGTGTGATCAACACGTCAGACACTGATAAGTATGCAGGACTAAAACGTGGCGGCTCCCAAGGTGGAAGTAAAGTGCTGAGCAAGGTGAATCCTCCTGCTCCTCCACCAAGGACAAGTTCATGTCCCCGTCTCAGCCCCAGGGCCGAAGACAATGACAATGAAAATTCTCTACAGTCGCCAGATATGGTTTCCAGACAGGACTCGTCCTCCATGTCGGAGTCGGACCAGGAGAGCATCTTCATGCGACTCAAATCAAAGACACAAATATCCTCGAGTGGAATTCCCTCCATTTGCCCCCTGTCCAGTGATGAAGAAGGAGCATTCAAAAGGCAGTCTGGAGGCTCTGTGGAGAGTGATAACAAATTCGGCTTGATGGTTGGTCAGGAACATGTGGTTGACATGAATCAAAATTTGAGTAAGTTCACAGAGTTGACGAACGATTCATCAGTATTCTCTGTTTCATCATTCGATGCTAGTAGTAAATTTGACACCACTTATGATTTTACTGATGATACTTTACTAGGCAACAACAGTGAGTCAGACTTTGAGAGCCAAACTCTCCCAAGAGCACACCATTCTGATAAGGAGAGTACCAGTTTTGACTACACCAAGTCATGGCCAAGATCTCACAAGAAAAACGACAATTCACAAACACCTGTGTCTGGTATTCTTAAGAGCACTGACCGCTCTCTCAGTGGCCCCAAACCAAACAAATCCCTGAATTTCTCGCCTGTGATCAACATGTTTAATCCTGGGACGCCTCAAGCTGTCCAAATGCCACTCCCATGCTCCCCTGCATCTTCGGAGGAGGGGAACAGGAAGTTAAATAAGCAGAACTCTTTAACTTCACCTGATTCGGCTACATACAAACTAGCAGTGCCCATCACACAGgagaaatttgaaaataaagcTGGTCTACCAATGAAGTATCAGCCTGTCATCGTGGTCAAGCCTGGTCAGAGGCCAGGTCAGACTTCTGAAAAGAAAGGAGCTTATGTTAAACTTAATCAGGCAAATGATAACGTTCCTTCAGGCTCCCAAATCAGTCCCTATGCAGCTTCATCTGTTGCCAAGCAATCCTCAAATGCATACTCAGGAAGTGACAACTTGTATGCTATTAGTCCTGTGAAATCTCCGAGTCCCAGAATGGACAATGCTGCTGATTCAGGCTACTTAGAAATGAATGGTAATTCAAGTATCCACTCCATGGAAGGTCAGGCCAAAAGTTCACTTAGAGTTCACCATGGGAGTATTCTGTCTTTGGAATCTGAAGATTCCTTCAACTTCACAGGAAGTTATGTGAGCATGGCAAGTCCATGTAGTTCACCAAATCTTTCAAACCTGGATGTTCCCATGGTTACAACCCCGACAGGGTCGATGGACTCGTTGATAGAACAACCGAGTAAAGACAAGGGCTTTATTAGTATCGATGAATCAAATCTAAGCACTACAATGGAAACTATTGCCATATCAACTAATTCCTTTTCTTCATTTGGTGGAAGTGATCATGAGAGGTCATTCAGTACATTTTCTGGTCCTCCTCAACCTGCTATGTCTTCCACCCCTCAAACAACAAGTAATTTCCAACCTCCTCGTCACAATCGGTCAGCACCTCCGCAGAGATTGCCTCAACGCAACAGACGGTCTACACCTTCACCACAACCAGCACTCCCTGCCAGGGTCCCACTGGAGCAACATGTCAGGTCTGGGACACAGCAACACCATCATCACAAACCGCAATCCACATCTTCTACTCCACAACATCATAGGTCACAAAAATctcattatcaaaacaatgcGATGAAGAAACCAGAAAACTATCATCCTATGGCACAGAAAAGTACCAGCAAGTCATATTCATCATCTAATCTTCAGAAAAATGCCATGCCAGCATCCCGTTCATTCCCATCAGATATGAGGAAGTATGCATCTAACGATACAGGTTCATCAGAATCTATAAGTACGCGTCCTGGTCGTCCACGTCAGAATGCCTCTGTGAGGAGATCAAGTGCTGGTACAACATCTTACAGTGTTCCACATAGTGGTTCCGATTCGGACTCCAGTAACACTAATGGTCGCAATGATTCATACCGTGTCGCCATGGTGAACCCAAGTAGAAATAGTTCTTATAGAGTGGCAATGAAGGAGAGTAAGAGTTGTCCTTCTTTACAGAACTCTCAAAGGATCAGGCCTAGTCCTGTACTGTCTCAATCTTCTCATCCTAATGGTCCTAAAAATGGTCTTAAAAATGCTAGTCCAGTATTAACCCCAAGTTTATACACAAAGGGAACACCTTCACCCCTACCCGCGGAGTACTACCAGGCAGATCCTGAGGATTTCAATAGGACTGATTCCTACAGATTCGCTGTTAGGAATACTCATGGTGTTGTGTCGGAGGATTCCACAGGACGTAACTCGTCCTACAGGGTGGCCATGAAGGAGATGGACTCCATAGTTCCCGACAATCACATGAGTGGTGTACACTCCGTTCCTGCTGGAGGTCGCGACATGAGGAGAATGGGAATCACAGATGTAGATCAGGTGAAGGGTGTTGCCGGGGCATCAAAATCACTCAGACCGTCGGAGTCTACTAGCAGTGTACAAGTTAAACTTAGACGCTCGACAAAAAAGGGCGATGTTGATCCCATTTCAGTGCTATCTAGTATGGACAGTGGAAGCTCGCACAAGACGAACAAAAACCGTCACAGCACATCCTCCACTTATATTAGGTTTGATCCGATCTTTGAGGATAAGGAGGATATCACGGGTTCCATGGATTCTCTCAGGGATTCATCCATGGGATCTCACAAAATGGCCAACTCCTCCGGCGAAATGTCTTTCTATGGTGGTGACAGTTTCTATGGAAATGGTAAACCCAAAGTTAATGCAATGAGTAACGGGAGACTTCCAGGTTCTAGTGCCAATGAGAAAAGTTCATCATCACTCTTCAGTAATGTGAAAAACTTCGTAAAACAAAAATCCAGTAGTAAGAATTCTGCTGTAATCGAGGATGATTGTAGGTTTACTATGGTGTGA